The following proteins are co-located in the Desulfurococcus amylolyticus Z-533 genome:
- a CDS encoding phosphoglucomutase, whose product MLKYVDGRITGEPLVDIKLDDVVMLGAVFGSLLGKRSLVVSGRDVRPVSRMFKRALTAGLMSVGCDIMDFHEAVSGEISFSMKRFGAKGGFNIHLNPRKPGYITIRLYKAPGYELVGKEIIDIIALTQGKTEGQGVGEIGWVNYAEYMHELYTSALISFIKSDEISATGLKIVASHGYGASGEILGRLFSLLELEHTLMSSGRGNIETYPYIKEMSKIAASTRALKSDLGVVFNIDASALAVYIKDIGFLLPEEVLLAILTRYPVNSNVVVDTYVLPGIVEYMINKGYQVKVVENEEKLIEVVRRERPVLALNSRGDFITPLFSLGYDALIAFMQLLEAFSIQRKEVYEEVANVRNLLSHSLKDGKDVSTACNNNPECIKTLWGYRIPGDKVIRTYIYSPEMDSYIEFVEQLRNP is encoded by the coding sequence ATGCTTAAATACGTTGATGGAAGAATAACAGGAGAACCACTAGTCGATATCAAGCTAGATGATGTTGTCATGCTTGGAGCGGTATTTGGCTCGTTACTCGGTAAGAGATCACTGGTTGTAAGTGGAAGAGATGTCAGGCCTGTCTCCAGGATGTTTAAGAGGGCTTTAACGGCTGGACTAATGAGTGTTGGATGCGATATAATGGATTTCCACGAGGCTGTAAGCGGCGAGATCTCCTTCAGCATGAAGAGATTTGGAGCGAAAGGGGGTTTCAATATACATTTAAATCCTAGGAAACCCGGCTACATAACTATAAGACTCTATAAGGCTCCAGGTTACGAATTAGTTGGAAAAGAGATAATCGACATAATAGCACTAACACAGGGTAAAACCGAGGGTCAAGGGGTAGGTGAAATCGGATGGGTTAACTATGCCGAGTACATGCATGAACTATATACCTCAGCATTGATCAGCTTCATCAAGTCCGATGAGATCTCGGCCACAGGATTAAAGATTGTAGCAAGCCACGGATACGGTGCATCAGGAGAGATACTTGGAAGGCTCTTCTCACTACTAGAACTCGAGCACACATTGATGAGTAGTGGTAGGGGAAACATAGAAACATATCCATATATAAAAGAGATGAGTAAGATTGCGGCATCCACGAGGGCTTTAAAGTCTGATCTAGGCGTGGTATTCAATATAGATGCATCCGCGCTGGCTGTCTATATCAAGGATATAGGGTTCCTGCTACCTGAGGAGGTGCTTCTAGCAATATTAACCAGGTATCCAGTAAACAGTAATGTAGTTGTCGACACGTATGTCTTACCGGGAATAGTAGAATACATGATTAATAAGGGTTACCAGGTTAAAGTAGTTGAGAATGAAGAAAAGCTCATAGAAGTTGTTAGAAGAGAGAGGCCTGTTTTAGCATTGAATAGCAGAGGAGACTTTATAACTCCGTTGTTCAGCCTAGGGTATGATGCATTAATAGCATTCATGCAATTACTCGAGGCCTTCAGCATTCAAAGAAAGGAGGTATATGAGGAAGTAGCTAATGTTAGGAACCTCCTGTCCCACTCTCTAAAAGATGGGAAAGATGTATCAACTGCATGTAACAACAATCCTGAATGTATTAAGACATTATGGGGGTATAGAATACCCGGGGATAAAGTAATACGTACATACATCTATAGCCCGGAGATGGATTCGTATATAGAGTTCGTAGAGCAGTTGAGAAACCCATAA
- a CDS encoding ornithine carbamoyltransferase, with amino-acid sequence MGRHKPWFVGYLKGKDWLSNYDYDIDTIFKVLQAAKELKQMYHSGVRKVNWLEGKMLYLIFYNKSLRTRNSFQTGVYQLGGQATYISPDQVYAPTLPEDMVPYQTEAISDVARVLSRYGDGIAIRIYGDAAKWVIGRGHRIIREFAKWADIPVLNMEDDVWHPFQSLADAQAALEALGWPRDLRGKKVVVSYAYSGGLKPLAVPQDVASMFALLGADVYVAHPPGFELMDEAMQIAKKYAEHWGSEFKIVHDMDEAFEGATIVYPKAWSPKGFFPPYNNVVDKDGAKAYQDKFKNWIVTMERLEKAGKPYYMHCGPADRGQEVTDEVLDSYEKSLYFEEAENRLHVQKAVMSMVMGE; translated from the coding sequence ATGGGAAGACATAAACCCTGGTTCGTTGGATATCTAAAAGGCAAGGATTGGCTCTCTAACTATGACTATGATATAGACACGATATTCAAGGTTCTACAGGCCGCGAAAGAGTTGAAACAGATGTATCATAGTGGTGTTAGAAAAGTAAATTGGCTCGAAGGGAAGATGCTGTACCTGATATTCTATAATAAAAGCCTGAGGACGAGGAATAGCTTCCAGACTGGTGTGTATCAGCTGGGCGGGCAGGCTACCTATATTAGTCCTGACCAGGTTTATGCCCCCACACTACCTGAAGACATGGTACCATATCAGACGGAGGCTATAAGTGATGTAGCGAGGGTTCTAAGCAGGTATGGGGACGGCATAGCTATAAGAATATATGGTGATGCCGCTAAATGGGTAATCGGGCGTGGACATAGAATAATAAGGGAATTCGCTAAGTGGGCTGATATTCCAGTGTTAAACATGGAGGATGACGTGTGGCATCCATTCCAGTCGCTAGCTGATGCACAGGCAGCCCTTGAAGCACTAGGTTGGCCCAGGGATCTTAGAGGCAAAAAAGTCGTCGTGAGCTACGCATATAGCGGTGGGCTGAAACCATTGGCTGTACCACAGGATGTGGCAAGCATGTTCGCACTGCTTGGTGCAGACGTGTATGTGGCCCACCCACCAGGCTTCGAGTTAATGGATGAAGCAATGCAGATAGCTAAGAAATATGCCGAGCACTGGGGAAGCGAGTTCAAGATCGTCCACGACATGGATGAAGCATTCGAAGGTGCGACAATAGTCTACCCGAAGGCCTGGAGCCCTAAAGGCTTCTTCCCACCATACAATAATGTTGTAGATAAGGATGGGGCTAAGGCATACCAGGATAAATTCAAGAACTGGATTGTAACCATGGAGAGGCTTGAGAAGGCTGGTAAGCCATACTACATGCATTGTGGACCAGCTGATAGAGGACAGGAGGTAACAGACGAAGTTCTAGACAGCTATGAGAAGAGTCTGTACTTCGAGGAAGCAGAAAACAGGCTCCACGTCCAGAAGGCAGTTATGTCGATGGTTATGGGAGAATAG
- the yjjX gene encoding inosine/xanthosine triphosphatase, protein MSVETIRSYVGENRVVICIGTRNPAKIRGVTNAFKRFFNEVEVKYINPSINLAPQPIGLENVIDGARRRALHAMDKLRDCSYGVGIEAGWVLINGEYYDLETAWIQRWDGVGSLGFSPAFKIPRLFAEKILDGSRKELEDVVNEYYGTENIGDRGGFIGVLTKNVVTRSDLSYMATLMALIPFINEDLYIRGKDTR, encoded by the coding sequence ATGAGCGTTGAAACCATAAGAAGCTATGTCGGTGAAAATAGGGTTGTTATTTGTATTGGCACACGGAACCCAGCTAAAATCAGGGGGGTAACCAATGCATTTAAGAGGTTCTTCAACGAGGTTGAAGTTAAGTATATTAATCCATCAATCAATCTTGCACCACAACCAATAGGCCTGGAAAACGTTATAGATGGGGCTAGGAGAAGGGCTCTCCATGCCATGGATAAGCTCAGGGATTGTAGCTACGGTGTCGGCATCGAAGCTGGATGGGTACTAATCAATGGAGAATATTATGACTTGGAAACAGCATGGATTCAGAGATGGGATGGTGTGGGTTCGCTAGGATTCTCTCCAGCGTTTAAGATACCCAGGTTATTCGCTGAGAAAATACTTGATGGCAGTAGGAAGGAGCTGGAAGATGTAGTGAACGAATACTATGGCACCGAGAACATTGGAGATAGGGGAGGCTTTATAGGTGTGTTAACGAAGAACGTTGTCACCCGCTCTGATCTAAGCTATATGGCTACATTAATGGCTTTAATACCATTTATAAACGAGGACCTCTATATTAGGGGAAAAGATACACGGTAA
- a CDS encoding phospholipase D-like domain-containing protein — MRAVANLLIVFILGMIIGASIGVYVYSRYFQTGGSGLMVNNTCSLNLLLDREYYDAVLRTLGGANRSVYIMMYVVKYDPNERGDPVNILLETLEKLKNRGVDVKIVVDDETYKSYKDTTIRYLLSNNIPVRLDESSAITTHTKMVIIDNSTVILGSHNWTESALMNNHEASIETNCTSIVSKALSYFDNIWAGSRSI, encoded by the coding sequence ATGAGAGCCGTTGCAAACCTATTGATAGTCTTCATACTGGGGATGATTATCGGGGCGTCTATAGGTGTGTATGTTTATTCAAGGTATTTCCAAACCGGTGGAAGTGGTTTGATGGTAAATAATACTTGTTCACTCAATCTATTATTGGATAGAGAGTACTATGACGCAGTATTGAGGACCCTGGGCGGCGCTAATAGAAGTGTATACATAATGATGTATGTCGTGAAATATGATCCAAATGAGAGGGGCGATCCTGTAAACATTCTACTGGAAACGCTGGAGAAGTTAAAGAATAGAGGCGTAGATGTGAAAATAGTTGTGGATGATGAAACCTATAAATCATATAAAGATACAACGATTCGTTATCTTCTATCAAATAATATACCTGTAAGGCTAGATGAGTCTTCAGCTATAACAACTCATACTAAAATGGTGATTATCGATAATTCCACAGTAATACTTGGTAGCCATAACTGGACTGAGTCGGCTTTAATGAATAACCATGAGGCGTCAATAGAGACTAATTGTACAAGTATAGTTTCTAAGGCCCTCTCATATTTTGATAATATATGGGCTGGTTCTAGAAGTATTTAG
- a CDS encoding acetyl ornithine aminotransferase family protein, producing the protein MKPEVRVEPGSPGSKSRYWIEEHFKYVATTTHSPEEQPLVIERGEGVWLYDVDGNKYLDFSSAIGVNNLGYPTHPEVKKAVVEQLEKLAHGAGTDFFNPYQVMLAKRLAELAPGGIPRKVFFSNSGTEANEAALKIARQATGRKFFIAFFGGFHGRTMGSLGLTASKNIHKKLVFPWMPGVFHAPYPNPYRNPWHIDGYEEPAELVNRVIEFIEEYILDKLVPPDEVAAIFVEPIQGEGGYVVPPPMFFMELKKLADKYGILISIDEVQMGVGRTGKMFAIEHFGITPDIISMAKALSGGVVPIGATIFRSELDFKQPGIHSNTYGGHALASIAALKTLEVVERLLPHVGRLESLFRDELNELKHEVEQVGDVRGIGLAWGVEIVRDKSSKTPYPALRNKIVSKTLRNGLVLLPCGKSSIRLIPPLVISEEEAKTGLEIFKKSVKESL; encoded by the coding sequence TTGAAGCCCGAGGTAAGAGTAGAGCCAGGCTCACCAGGCAGTAAGTCTAGATACTGGATAGAGGAACACTTCAAATACGTTGCAACAACAACTCATAGCCCAGAAGAACAACCCCTGGTAATCGAGAGAGGAGAGGGTGTATGGTTATATGATGTAGATGGAAACAAGTACCTTGATTTCTCAAGCGCCATAGGAGTGAACAACCTAGGTTATCCAACACATCCAGAGGTAAAGAAGGCTGTTGTAGAGCAGTTAGAAAAGCTCGCCCATGGAGCCGGCACAGACTTCTTCAACCCATACCAGGTCATGCTGGCTAAGAGACTCGCCGAGCTAGCCCCTGGGGGTATACCTAGGAAGGTGTTCTTCTCGAATAGCGGTACAGAGGCTAATGAAGCTGCTTTAAAGATAGCTAGACAGGCAACTGGGAGAAAGTTCTTCATAGCATTCTTTGGTGGATTCCACGGGCGGACAATGGGATCCCTGGGATTAACGGCTAGTAAAAACATTCACAAGAAACTGGTATTCCCATGGATGCCCGGGGTATTTCATGCACCATACCCTAATCCATATAGGAATCCCTGGCATATCGACGGCTATGAGGAGCCTGCTGAACTAGTCAATAGAGTTATAGAGTTCATAGAAGAATACATACTTGATAAACTCGTACCACCCGATGAGGTTGCCGCAATATTCGTTGAACCCATACAGGGCGAAGGTGGATACGTGGTGCCTCCACCAATGTTCTTCATGGAGTTGAAGAAATTGGCCGATAAGTATGGGATACTGATATCGATTGATGAGGTGCAAATGGGTGTTGGAAGAACCGGTAAAATGTTCGCTATAGAGCATTTTGGAATAACCCCTGACATCATATCAATGGCTAAGGCGTTAAGCGGTGGCGTTGTACCGATAGGTGCCACTATATTCAGGAGCGAGCTCGACTTTAAACAACCCGGGATACATAGCAACACCTACGGTGGTCATGCCCTTGCATCAATAGCAGCATTGAAAACCCTGGAAGTGGTTGAGAGGCTACTTCCACACGTGGGAAGACTCGAATCATTGTTCAGGGATGAGTTAAATGAGTTGAAGCACGAAGTCGAACAAGTAGGGGATGTAAGGGGTATCGGGTTAGCATGGGGTGTTGAAATAGTTAGGGATAAAAGCTCTAAGACTCCTTATCCAGCGCTTAGGAACAAGATTGTATCCAAGACTCTGAGGAATGGACTAGTGCTACTGCCCTGCGGGAAATCCTCGATAAGGCTTATCCCGCCATTAGTGATAAGCGAGGAGGAAGCTAAAACAGGGTTAGAGATATTCAAGAAGTCTGTGAAGGAGTCGCTGTAG
- a CDS encoding SLC13 family permease → MLEESMVIVLKTMIKLTIYIAVIFFLSYLFVSMVHLTGPLGSKITEVVTEYRGAPVNLDSEYADLSQAITLTIFFTVIVVTIIKMEWRVAAAISGIGILVMSAIVPPQDLVVKAIDWRLLLFLIGSMTLAGVLRETGVFNRLAILLLSKSESSLGLLMLLGIFSAVLSMVLDEVSSIIYAVMVVLELKRVMRIDLKPLIIFAVLATNTGSIALPVGNPIGVYIAFTANVAVSEFIVKCLTLSLLELMVLVLLFKLVLRDYTKALDQELKQSKELISKLSLARTIDVSRIGVKRFKTGVFILIFFVALVVSSEHLANLMSILTGVSIDPHALLAFIPFFSIAMAIFITDPSSINKLIESAVEWPTMLFFIALFILSYSLSYTGAIAKIAYVIASVSSLSGFEGNAITANILLISSAVLSSVLDNLSVIVTLMQPVKVLVQLGLSRVSYFSLLYGGVFGGNYTPIGSTANIVAVSMAEREKMGISWSEWLKIALISTTIQIIIAVVWSDLWLLIEY, encoded by the coding sequence TTGTTAGAAGAAAGTATGGTGATAGTCTTGAAAACCATGATTAAGCTTACCATCTATATAGCTGTAATATTTTTTTTGTCATATCTGTTTGTGAGCATGGTACATTTAACTGGGCCTCTCGGGAGTAAAATAACCGAGGTTGTAACAGAATATAGGGGTGCTCCAGTAAACTTAGATAGTGAATACGCTGACCTTTCACAAGCTATTACGTTAACAATATTCTTTACTGTGATAGTGGTGACGATCATAAAGATGGAGTGGCGTGTAGCAGCCGCTATTTCGGGCATAGGTATACTGGTGATGAGTGCTATTGTGCCGCCTCAGGACCTGGTGGTTAAAGCTATTGACTGGAGGCTACTATTATTTCTCATAGGCTCAATGACGTTGGCAGGTGTACTCAGGGAGACAGGGGTTTTCAATAGGCTCGCGATTTTACTGTTGAGTAAGAGTGAGTCATCGCTTGGATTACTTATGCTTCTCGGTATTTTCTCAGCTGTATTAAGCATGGTTCTCGACGAGGTGTCAAGCATCATCTATGCTGTCATGGTTGTTCTAGAGCTTAAGAGGGTAATGAGGATAGATTTAAAGCCGTTAATAATATTCGCCGTGCTCGCTACAAACACTGGCAGCATAGCACTACCGGTGGGTAACCCTATAGGTGTATACATCGCATTTACAGCAAATGTAGCGGTCAGCGAGTTCATAGTAAAATGCCTTACGTTATCACTGCTGGAGCTTATGGTTCTAGTACTACTTTTCAAGCTAGTGTTGAGGGATTATACAAAGGCGCTCGACCAGGAACTGAAACAATCTAAGGAATTAATAAGCAAGTTAAGTCTTGCTAGAACAATCGATGTTTCCAGAATCGGGGTCAAGCGTTTTAAGACAGGCGTCTTTATACTAATATTCTTCGTTGCCCTGGTAGTCTCAAGCGAGCATCTTGCCAATTTAATGAGCATACTTACGGGTGTCAGCATTGACCCACATGCATTACTGGCTTTCATCCCGTTCTTCTCTATAGCAATGGCGATATTCATAACTGATCCGTCCAGCATAAACAAGTTGATTGAGTCGGCTGTAGAGTGGCCGACGATGCTGTTCTTCATCGCCTTATTCATTCTATCATACTCGCTTAGCTATACTGGTGCTATAGCGAAGATAGCATACGTTATCGCGTCGGTCTCGAGTCTAAGCGGCTTTGAGGGTAACGCCATTACTGCAAATATATTGTTAATAAGCTCCGCAGTGTTAAGTAGTGTACTAGATAATCTCTCTGTGATAGTGACATTAATGCAACCTGTTAAAGTACTCGTCCAGCTGGGTTTAAGTAGGGTATCGTACTTCTCCCTGCTCTATGGTGGAGTGTTTGGAGGCAACTATACGCCGATAGGTTCTACAGCTAACATAGTTGCTGTCTCTATGGCTGAGAGAGAAAAAATGGGGATTTCATGGAGTGAATGGCTTAAGATAGCTCTTATATCAACAACGATACAAATAATTATTGCTGTAGTATGGAGTGACCTATGGTTACTAATAGAATATTAG
- a CDS encoding phosphoglucomutase, whose amino-acid sequence MRLFGTAGIRMKYPEELDPILAYRIGLSLGRLGLSDTSHLVYDTRTTSHVLVHALVSGITAGGIDASIIGLAPTPVAGYAGLKYKSIGISVTASHNPPEYNGFKFYDVEGYEFTRELEKKIEELVSTPLKPVEWNKSAKSNHDPLPLDNYIKDLVESSTPVKKAWQPKVVIDCANGASYHVTPLVTRLLGGIPITVNCSPDGFFPGRPPEPRKDVLEKLLPLYGSVEPAVILAHDGDADRLAVLDRHAGFIRQDRLLALFAKILLEERRGLVIVSVDTGRVIEEVVEEAGGRLERYILGKTHERVKELGASNVIMAGEPWKLIDTSWGTWVDGVRQAALLVKLIIERGKPLVKILEEEKIPDYPWDRRSYVLDPPEVRVDVYRELVEELKGRLGEPSNIINVDGYRFEYHDGSWVLIRISGTEPKIRLYAEAETLERLREITETVDELVKKIASLKNARVASIMIG is encoded by the coding sequence ATGAGGTTGTTTGGCACAGCTGGTATACGAATGAAGTACCCTGAAGAACTGGATCCCATCCTTGCATATAGGATAGGCCTCAGCCTCGGCAGGCTGGGGTTGTCGGATACCAGCCACTTAGTCTATGATACAAGGACCACTAGCCATGTCCTGGTTCACGCGCTAGTATCAGGGATAACAGCTGGAGGAATAGATGCCAGCATCATTGGACTAGCTCCAACTCCTGTGGCAGGATATGCCGGGTTAAAATATAAGAGTATAGGTATCAGTGTGACAGCCAGTCACAATCCCCCTGAGTATAATGGGTTTAAATTCTATGATGTGGAGGGGTATGAGTTTACACGTGAGCTGGAGAAGAAAATCGAGGAGCTGGTCTCAACACCGTTGAAGCCGGTTGAATGGAACAAGTCCGCCAAATCCAACCATGATCCTCTCCCATTAGACAACTATATTAAAGACCTCGTCGAGTCATCTACCCCGGTTAAAAAAGCCTGGCAACCCAAGGTAGTTATAGACTGCGCTAATGGGGCATCATACCATGTAACACCATTAGTCACCAGATTACTAGGTGGGATACCTATTACCGTAAACTGTAGTCCAGACGGCTTTTTCCCGGGAAGACCTCCTGAACCTAGGAAGGATGTACTTGAAAAACTATTACCACTCTACGGTAGCGTCGAGCCAGCGGTGATTCTAGCGCATGACGGCGATGCGGACCGATTAGCAGTCCTAGATCGCCATGCCGGCTTTATTCGACAGGATAGATTGCTCGCATTGTTCGCGAAAATACTCTTGGAGGAGAGAAGGGGGCTAGTGATAGTTAGCGTGGACACTGGTAGAGTGATTGAGGAGGTTGTTGAGGAAGCCGGCGGCAGACTTGAGAGATACATACTCGGTAAAACCCATGAAAGAGTTAAGGAACTCGGAGCAAGCAACGTCATCATGGCTGGAGAGCCATGGAAGTTAATTGATACCTCATGGGGCACATGGGTTGATGGAGTAAGGCAGGCAGCCTTACTTGTTAAATTAATTATTGAAAGAGGCAAGCCCCTCGTAAAGATACTCGAGGAGGAGAAAATACCGGACTACCCATGGGATAGAAGAAGCTACGTGCTTGACCCGCCCGAGGTCAGGGTAGACGTGTACAGGGAACTGGTGGAGGAGTTGAAGGGCAGGCTTGGAGAGCCATCGAATATAATTAATGTAGATGGCTATAGATTCGAGTACCATGATGGCTCATGGGTACTGATAAGGATCAGTGGTACAGAGCCTAAGATAAGATTATATGCTGAAGCTGAAACCCTTGAAAGACTCAGGGAGATTACGGAAACGGTGGATGAGTTAGTTAAGAAAATAGCATCTCTGAAAAATGCTAGGGTGGCATCTATTATGATTGGCTGA
- the thiC gene encoding phosphomethylpyrimidine synthase ThiC translates to MGIAKSGNTTEEMKRLSEIEDVPVEKIRERIASGRIVITRNIRRESIRTTGIGEGLYTKVNVNIGTSGMLVDIEMEKKKARIAVKYGADTIMDLSTGGNLDEIRRILLKEVEPLPLGTVPAYQAWIEGVKKYGGVSFPSEWFIEFVERQLRDGVDFMTIHSALSLELARKAVASTRIMPIVSRGGAMLAVWMLENNEENPFRQHWDYLLELFREYDAVISIGDSLRPGTIMDQHDELQVTELIEIARQVKHAREHDVQVIVEGPGHMTLDQITSNITLMKKLTNKAPYYVLGPLVTDIAMGYDHIAAAIGGAIAAAHGADFLCYLTPAEHLSLPTIEQVREGLVATRIAAHAGDIVKLGKKAYRRDAELSVFRARLEWDKVLEYAFDIEKAREIYTQFPVSTRGCNMCGQYCVFLLLDKLLKKPALKQ, encoded by the coding sequence ATGGGTATTGCTAAATCCGGGAATACTACTGAGGAGATGAAGAGGCTCAGCGAGATAGAGGATGTTCCTGTTGAGAAGATCAGGGAGAGAATAGCTTCTGGTAGAATAGTTATTACTAGAAATATTAGACGTGAGAGTATAAGAACTACTGGGATAGGTGAGGGATTATATACAAAGGTGAACGTGAATATTGGGACAAGCGGCATGCTAGTAGATATTGAAATGGAGAAGAAGAAGGCTCGCATAGCCGTGAAATACGGTGCCGACACCATTATGGATCTAAGCACTGGGGGCAACCTAGATGAGATAAGGAGGATTCTCTTAAAAGAGGTTGAGCCACTACCACTGGGCACAGTCCCAGCGTATCAAGCATGGATTGAAGGCGTTAAGAAATACGGAGGCGTGAGCTTCCCGAGTGAGTGGTTTATCGAGTTTGTTGAGAGACAGTTGAGGGATGGAGTTGACTTCATGACCATTCACTCAGCGCTATCCCTTGAACTAGCTAGGAAAGCAGTTGCTAGCACACGAATAATGCCGATTGTGAGCCGGGGTGGGGCAATGCTTGCTGTCTGGATGTTGGAGAACAATGAGGAGAACCCGTTTAGGCAACACTGGGACTACTTATTAGAATTGTTCAGGGAGTATGATGCTGTTATAAGTATAGGGGACTCCCTAAGGCCGGGTACTATAATGGATCAACACGATGAGTTACAGGTAACCGAGTTGATAGAGATAGCCAGACAGGTGAAACATGCTAGAGAGCACGATGTACAAGTGATCGTCGAGGGACCCGGACACATGACGCTGGATCAGATCACTAGTAACATCACTTTAATGAAGAAACTAACTAATAAAGCCCCCTATTACGTCCTAGGACCACTGGTCACCGATATAGCTATGGGCTACGACCATATAGCCGCCGCCATAGGCGGCGCCATAGCTGCTGCTCATGGAGCAGACTTCCTCTGTTATCTAACACCAGCAGAACATCTAAGTCTCCCAACCATAGAGCAGGTCAGGGAGGGATTAGTGGCCACTAGGATCGCTGCACATGCAGGCGATATAGTGAAACTCGGCAAAAAAGCCTACCGTAGAGATGCTGAGCTAAGTGTTTTCAGAGCTAGGTTGGAATGGGATAAGGTACTTGAATACGCTTTCGATATTGAGAAGGCCAGAGAGATCTATACACAGTTCCCAGTATCCACTAGGGGTTGCAATATGTGTGGACAATACTGCGTCTTCCTATTGCTCGATAAGTTATTGAAAAAGCCAGCATTAAAACAGTGA
- a CDS encoding sugar phosphate nucleotidyltransferase: MKAVVLAGGLGTRLYPLTKITPKPMIPLAGKPILEYITEWLRKHGVKDIIIVARYLGDQILAYFKDHSYVRAMLLDSKDTADAIRLLDGILEESFIVTMGDTLCNIVYREIYESHESSNAVATIALKQVENPLPYGIVYLNEQGDIQLFIEKPLSIEVYLLNIAYYRRKSLSAYENLINTGIYVLSQHILEILEKNPGLLDFGRHVFPYLIENGYKVKGYILKHNVYWNDVGRLETYRNVAWDLLDGEIAGFEPGAPKISPGIYMHESSLVKGEVHPPVYIGRNVVIEDDTVIGPYVILEDNVKVEHGSIIRESIIWHNTIIRRGSKIYDTIIMNNVEVAENTRMMASVIGTGNHVRGDISKKNIEPVEVTPPYA; the protein is encoded by the coding sequence GTGAAAGCAGTGGTGCTTGCTGGAGGACTTGGGACAAGACTTTACCCCTTAACCAAGATCACTCCTAAACCCATGATACCTCTAGCAGGCAAGCCTATATTAGAATACATTACAGAATGGCTACGTAAACACGGCGTTAAAGATATAATCATTGTGGCCCGCTACCTTGGTGACCAGATATTGGCATACTTTAAGGATCACTCATATGTTAGAGCCATGCTGCTTGATTCGAAGGATACAGCTGACGCTATAAGATTACTCGACGGCATCCTTGAAGAATCCTTTATAGTTACAATGGGTGATACATTATGTAATATTGTTTATAGAGAGATCTATGAATCACATGAGTCTTCAAACGCTGTTGCAACCATAGCGCTTAAACAGGTTGAAAACCCACTACCATACGGCATAGTCTATTTGAACGAGCAGGGGGATATACAGTTATTTATTGAGAAACCTCTATCCATAGAGGTATACTTGCTGAATATAGCATATTACAGGAGGAAGAGTTTATCGGCCTACGAGAACCTCATCAACACCGGGATATACGTGCTCAGCCAACACATACTTGAGATCCTCGAGAAGAACCCTGGTCTACTGGATTTTGGGAGGCATGTCTTCCCCTATTTGATTGAAAATGGATACAAGGTTAAAGGCTATATTTTGAAGCATAATGTGTACTGGAACGATGTTGGTAGACTGGAAACATATAGGAACGTGGCATGGGATCTCCTCGATGGTGAAATAGCTGGTTTTGAACCGGGAGCACCAAAGATCTCGCCCGGCATCTATATGCATGAATCCTCCCTGGTGAAGGGTGAGGTACATCCTCCAGTCTATATAGGTAGGAATGTCGTTATAGAGGATGATACGGTCATCGGACCCTACGTCATACTAGAGGATAACGTAAAAGTGGAACACGGATCTATTATACGGGAAAGCATCATATGGCATAACACTATAATTAGAAGGGGGTCGAAAATATATGATACAATAATAATGAACAATGTAGAGGTAGCCGAAAACACGAGAATGATGGCCTCAGTGATCGGCACGGGCAACCATGTAAGAGGGGATATTTCTAAGAAAAACATAGAGCCAGTAGAGGTGACGCCGCCTTATGCTTAA